The genomic window CGGTGCGCGCTCTGTCTCAGGCGCGGGAGGCAAGGACGGCCGCGGCGGCGCACGCGGCGGCGAGCAGGAGATTGCCCGCGGCGTTGCGGGACGACGTGAGGAACGGCTCCGGGCGGAAGCGCTTCGCGGCGCGGTTCGCGGCCGGGATGCGGAGGAGCAGCACGAGCGGGACGAGAACGAGCCACCATCCGCCCGCCGCCATCGCCAAAAAGAGCGCGCCCCGCTCGGCCGCGCCGTAGTACTTCTCGGCGCCCCCCGGCGGGGGCGTTTCGGCGCACGTCTCGAACAGCGTCCGACGCGCCGCGCTCAGCAGGTACACGCCGCCGAAGGTCGCCGCCACGAACAGGATCGCGGGGGTCAGGATCCCCGCCTCGTCGAGCCGGGCGGGGAGAGTTCCCCGGAGCGCCGGGGAATCCGGGAGCGGGGTGAGGAAGACCGTCGCGAGCGTCGCGAGGTGCAGCGCCTGATCGGCGCAAAAAGCCCAGAGGCCTCCCCCCAAGACGCCGCGCGCGGAGAGATCCACCTTCAAGGCGTCGATCAGAAGATGGAGCGACGCGACCGCGGCGGCGAACGCCCAGAACGACCAGTCCCCCGCGAGCGGGTAGCAGACACACACCGTCGTCGCCAAGGCGATGCCCGCGTGCGGGAGCTGGCCCGCAAGGCGCGTCAGTTTCATCCGGTAGACGCGGGCGGACTGGAGCGGGAAATCGGCGACGAGGTGCGCGAGCACGAGGAGCTTGAAGAGGAGCATCGTCTTCTCCGCGCGGCAGACAGGCGGGTTCTCAGATCCCGCCGAGGCCGAGGAGCCGGATACAGTCGTCCGCGTCGAGCGCGGCGGGTGAGGCCAGGTACTGCGCGCCGAGGGAAAGCCCCGGGATCGAGGCGAGCCCCTCCTTCAGCGTTGCGCCCCCGATCTCGAGCGTCACGTCGATCGAGCCGTCGGAGTAGTACGTCTTCGCCACCTCCTCCGCGCCCTGCACCAGGCCGTTCACGGCGATGTCGACCCGGTCGTCGGCGACCGCGAAATCCCGCAGGGTGGTGGACGAGGTCACCACGGTGCCGTGGATCTTCTCCGCCAGCCGCCGGTAGGCGTCCACCGCCGCCGCCCGCTCCGCGGCGAGGCGGATGAACCCCCCGAACAGGGCGGCGTAGTCGGCCTGCGGCAGCGGCGCGATCCCTCTCCACGCCTGCGCCAGATCCCTCCCGGTGATCCTGGGCACCGCGTCGAGCGGAAACTCCAGGCACACCGACGCCGCCCGCTCCGCCGCCGAGTAGTCCTCCGCCGAGACGGGGGCGTCGAGCGCCGCGTCGAGGAGGCGGCGGGAGATCTTCGGGTCCCTCTCCATCAGGTCGCCGACCGTCTCGTTCCCGGAGAGCATCAGCGTTTCGAGCTTGCCGGCGAGTTCCCTCTGCGCCCGGCGCCGCGCCTCCGCCCTCGCCCACCCCTCGGCCTCCGCCGGATCGGCGATGCCGGCCGGGGCCGCGGCGCGGCCCTTCCCGGAAAGCGCGAGGCCCGTGAGATCGGCCGACGGACGGGAGAGCCGGTCGAGAAGCCCCTTGGCGTCCTTCAGCGGGACGGCCGGGTCGCCGAGGCGCTTGAGGAGGAGGCGGCGGGGGGGGAGCCCCGTCCCCTTGGCGCGCAGAATCGCGCGCGCCCACGGGGCAACCGTCGTGCGCCGGTCGGGGAAAACCGTCACGTGCTTGTCCGGCTCCCCGAGCGCCTCGACGCGCACGCTCCCGTCGGCGACGGCGACGCCGGTCGTCTCCCCGTCCGCCGCGACCGACATGGCGAATCCGGTCCCGCGGACCGCGGCGACGGCGACCGGCGATCTCAGGGTGAGCCGCGCGCCGGCGGGCAGCTTGTCGAGGCGGGCGATGATTTCGCCCTTCAGGAGCCCGAGGTCCGTCAGGCGCACCACCGAGCCGTCCGGGTCCCGCGACTCCCCGAAGAGGCGCTCCACCTTCAGCACCGAATTCTCCTTGAGACGGAAACGGTTGGGGGGATCGAGCTGGAGGTCGGCGTAGGAGTTGTTGAGCGTCCGGAGCGAGTCGGCGGCCGCGAGCGACGTCCCCGCGGCCGCGGGGACCCACGCGGCGGAGGGGGGATTCAGGCGCTCCGCCTGCCGGTGGATCTTGACGAGGGAGACGCCGTCCGGCGCGCGGGGAGCGGCCTGCGCCGCCGCAGCCAGCGCCCCGGCGACAGTCGCGGCGCACAGCCGCCGCATCGCGCCCCTCACCGCCCGTCCCGCGGTCATCGTTTCAACCTACCACACCGCCGCGTGCGCGTCCAGTTTCGCGGCATACGCGCAGGGACTGTTCATATCGAATCCTGAACGCGGCCGCCGCCGCGGCGCCGCCGCTCCCCCCCGCGCGCCTCTCCGGGGTTGCGCGGCGGCCGGGGCCCGATGTAAGATACACGGGGATACCGCCCATGAAAACCCGGCAGGTCGCCTTCCTCACGGTGCTGCTCAGCCTCGCCCTGGTCGCGCTCCTCTCCAGGACCGCCTTCTTCAGGATCTACGAGGCCAAGACCGTCGACTCCCGCTTCGCCTGGCGGTACCGGTTGCGGGGCCCCCGCCCGAACCGGTCCATCGCCCTCGTCGGGATCGACGACCAGACCCTCGCCGCCCTCGGCGGCCGCTGGCCGATCGCCTGGCGCTGGCACGCCCTCCTGCTGGAGGCCCTCTCCGAAAAGCTCCCCGCGCTGGTCGCCTACAACGTCCTCTTCCTCCCCGCGAGCGGGCAGGACGCCGGCGACGAGACGGACCTCGCCGAGGCGACCCGCCGGCTCGGGGACGTCGTCTACCCCTACTACTTCGACTTCGAGACAACGGAGGGCGGAGACGGCGACCCCCTCCTCCGGAACGCGATCCCCGCCGGCCGGGACGCCCTCTCCTCCCTCCCCCGCGCCGCCGCGGCGATGCTCCCGATCCGACCGCTCGCCGCCTGCGCCGCCCTCGGCTTCGCCAACGCGCCGGGGGATGAGGAGGACGGCGTGATGCGGCGCGTGCCGCTCCTCCTCCGTTTCGGCGACCGCGTCTACCCGTCGTTCTGCCTGATGGCGGCGCTCCGCTACTTCAACGTCGAGCCCTCCCGGGTGCGCTTCTCGCCCGGGGGGCGCATCGACTTCGACCCCCCCGGCGGACCGCCGGTGTCGATCCCGATCGACCGGTCCGGGGCGATGCGGATCGACTACGCCGCCCGCGAGGAGGACTTCTCGCGGAGCGTCTTCTCCCAGGTGCTCCAGTCGTACGCCCTCCGCGCAAGGGGCGCCCCCGCGGCCGTGGATCTGGCCGATTTCGAGGGGAAACTCGTCCTCGTCGGCGTCACCGCCACGGGGGTGATCGAGTCGTACTCGAAGCCGACGCCGCTCGCGCCCGAAAGCCCCCTCCTCTCCGTCTACGCGAACGCGATCGCGACGATCCTCTCCCGCTCGTTCCCGACCGCCCCGTCCCCGCGCGCCGCCGCGGCGCTGCTGCTCCTTCTCGCCGCGCTCGCGGCGGTAGTCTCGATCTCGTTCAGGGCGGGCGCGAGCCTCGCGCTCTCCATGCTCTTCCTCGCGGTCTACCTCGCGGCCGCCTACGCCGTCTTCATCGCCGCCGCCGTGATTCTGCCGGTCGTGCCCGGGGTCCTGACGGTGGCCTTCGTCTACACGCTCGTCACATCGTTCCGCTACGCGACCGAGGAGCGCCAGCGCAGGTTCTACCGCGGGGTGCTGGGGAAATACCTCTCCCGGAACGTGATGGAGGAGCTTCTGCGGAACCCCGGGGGGCTGCGGCTCGGCGGGGAGCGCCGCGAGCTCACGGTGATGTTCGCCGATGTCAAGCAGTTCAGCGCCTTCTGCGAGAAGAGCGCGGTGGAGGAGATCGCCCCGCGCCTGAACGAGCTGCACGACCGGATGACCCGTCTCATCTGGAAGCACGACGGCACGCTGGACAAGTACATCGGGGACGGTATCATGGCGTTCTGGGGGGCGCCGCTCCCGCAGGAGGACCACGCCGCCCGGGCGGTTTGTGCCGCGCTCGAGATGCGCGACGAGCTGCGGCGGATGGGGGAGGAGGCGCGGCTGCGCGGCGCCGATTCGTTCTCGATGGGGATCGGCCTCAACACCGGGACGGTGGTCGTCGGGAATATGGGGTCGAACGACTTCTGGGACTACACGGTTCTCGGCGACGAGGTGAACCTCGCCGCGCGCGTCGAGGCGCTCACGCGCGCCTACGGCGTCGACATCATCGTCACCGAGTCGACCCGCCGCAGGGTCGAGGGGCTCGTCGAGACGCGCCTCCTCGGCGAGGCGACCGTCAAGGGCAAGGAGAGACCGGCGGTGCTGCACGAACTGCTCGGCCGCGCGGCGGAGAAACCGACGGATGGACGCTGACACCCCTCCCCTGAAGGACCGGATCGCCGAGCTCGGGGCGCTCCAGGAGCAGCTCCGGATCTCGAACCAGCGGGTCGCGAACCTGTCCGCGCTGGTCGAGATCAGCAAGATCATCAACTCCACGCTCGACCTCGACACGCTGCTCACGATGATCATGGAGATCATCAAGCAGGTGCTGAACGCCGAGAGCGGGTCGCTGATGCTCCTCGACGAGCGGGGCGACGAGCTCCTCTACCGCGTCGCGCTGGGCGAGAAGGGGTCGCGGCTGAAGGAGCGGTTTCGTCTGAAGATCGGCCAGGGCATCGCCGGATGGGTGGCGGCGCACGGCGAGCCGCTCCTCGTCCCGGACGCGGCCCGGGACGCCCGTTTCTACGGGGCCCCCGACAAAACGCTCAACCACCGGACCCGCTCGATCCTCTGTGTCCCGTTGCGCGGCCAGGGGAAATTGCTCGGGGTGCTCGAGGCGATAAACTCCAAGAGCCCCGGCGGCTTCACCCCCGACGACCTGTCGCTCTTCCTCGCCTTCGCGAGCCAGGCCGCCGTCGCCATCGAGAGCGCCCGGATGCACGAGCGGCTGCTCGAGAAGCAGCGGGTCGAGCAGGAGCTCAAGATCGCCAACCAGATCCAGCGCAACTTCCTCCCCTCCTCGTTCCCGAAACCCGCGGGGGCGCGCGTCTACGCCAGGACCGTCCCCGCCTGGGAGACGGGGGGGGATTTCTACGATGTCGTGGAGCTTGGCCCCCGGCGGCTGGGCGTCGTGGTCGGGGACGTCTCGGGGAAAGGGGTCCCGGCCGCGCTGTACATGGTGCAGGTGCTCAGCGAGTTCCGCTTCAGGGCTTCGGCCGCCGACGGGACGGACGCCGTGCTCGGCCGGTTGAACGACGGGCTGCTCGTGCACGGCACCAGCGGGATGTTCGTCACGCTCGTCTACGCGATCGTGGACGCCGCGGCGCGTCTCCTCTCCTTCAGCAGCGCGGGCCACCTGCCGATGCTCTGGAGGAGGAGCGGGGGCGGGACGGAGCTCCTCGAGGGGCCGTCGGGGATGCCGCTCGGCATCTCCGCCGGCGTGCGCTACCCGATGCACACCGTCGCGCTCGGCAGGGGGGACCTGCTGTTCCTCTACACCGACGGGATCATCGAGGCGCGGGACAGGAAGGGGCGCGAGTTCGGCATTGCGCGGCTCAAAAACATCCTCGGCGGTCCCGCGGCGGGGCCGGAGGCGGCGGTGCGGCGCGTGATGCGGCGGGTCGAGACGTTCTCGCGCGGCGTACCTCAGTACGACGATCTCACGGCACTGGCACTGCGAATGGGGTGACGACATGGCGGGCACGCGCGCGGCTTCCGACAGCATCACGGTGATCATCCCCAGCAATCCACGCTACCTCAGGGCGGTGCGCTCCCTTCTCGACGAGATCGCCTACGAGATGAGGTTCCCGGCGAAGGCGCGGAGCGAGATCGTCCACGCTGTCGACGAGGCGTGCACCAACGTCATCAAGCACGGGTACGGCGGCAACCTCGACAAGAAGATCGTGCTCATCCTCCGGGAGCGCGCCGACCGGCTCGAGATCACCATCAAGGATTTCGGCAAGAAGGTCCACCCGGCGCGCATCCGTTCCCGGGACCTGCACGACGTCAAGCCCGGCGGGCTCGGCGTCTATTTCATCCGGCAGTCGATGGACCTGGTCTGGTACGACACGAGCCCGCGCGTCGGGACCGTGCTGACGATGGTCAAGTATCTGAAGAAACCGGGACGCAGGTAGGCGCCCCCCCGCCCGCCCCGCGCCAAAACCGCCGCCGCCCGGCACATCTTCGACCCCATGCCCCCCAGGTGACCCCGCATCGCAACGGCTCGGGCCCGCTCCTTCCGGCTGCATGTGCGCATCAGAAAGCACGCAAGAATTGTATGTTTTACCGAGTATCTCATCGTATATTGCGCTATTTTGAATGCAATATTTTTGTCAATCTTTTGGCTCTATTCTTAATCCATTGGAGTTCAATATGTTATGTCTTAACATTTGCCATCAGAGCTTGGCATCTATCTTGCTTAACAATCTTTCGGGTTGGAGGTTGGCCATGAAAGAGATTTGCGAGTACTGCTTCAGCGAGCTTGCGGTAGAGGATGAGAAGGTCGAGGGCAACCGCAAGTTCATCTGGAAGCGCTGCACGAACGACGAGTGCGGCGAGACCTTCCTCTTCGTGGAGTACCTCTGGCAGCTCAACCTGGCGGAGTGCAGCTCATTCCAGGTTGTCGCCGGCTGAGCGATGGGCTGAGGATTTCGACACGGGCGCCGCTCCCGCGGGGGGGCGGCGCCGCTTGTTGTACGGTCAGGGCTGCCGCGGAACCGCCGGGGCCGTCACCCCGCGCCTCCCCCGGGACCGAGCGGAACGGAACAGGTCGTCCCCGCGGCGAGATCGATGAAGAGGACCCTGTTCCGCACCGGTTCCCCGATCCCGGCGATGATCTTCACCGCTTCGGCCGCCTGCATCGCCGCGACCGCGGCGGGGGTCGGGGTCGAAACGCCGAGCTCCACCTCGATCCCCTTCCTCGACGCCGGTCCCTCCCCCCCGTAGAGCGCCTCCAGGCCCGGGTCCCCGGGGAAGACCGTCATCAGTTCGCCGATCCACCCCGCGACGGCGCCGTGGATGAACGGGATCCCGCAACGCGCGGCGGCGCGCTGGAGGACGAGGCGCGAGGGGATCTCGTCGAGGGCGTCCACGACGAGGCGGCAGCCGGCGAACAGCGCGTCGGCGTTGGTGTCGTCCACGAACAGGCGGTGGGGAAGGATTTCGACGGCTGAGTTGACGCACCCCGCCCGCCGCGCCGCCGCGGCGGCCTTGCCCTCCCCGATGTTCCCCTCGTCGCAGAGAAGCTGGCGATTGAGGTTGTCCTCGGAGAAGAGGTCCGCGTCCGCCACCACGAGCTCCCCGACGCCGAAACGGGCGAGGTGCTCGACGACCGCGCCTCCCAGCCCCCCCGCCCCCACGACCGCCACGCGCGCCCGGCGCAGGGCGAGCAGCCCCTCCACGCCGAGGGTGCCGACGAGGCGGAGGTACCTGCGGGGAACCGCGCCGCCTGCGAGCGCGGAGATCTCCACCTCCCGCCGTGTCGCACCCGTCGCGGCGGCGATCGCCGCGACGTCGCGGAGCGCGAGCGTGGGGGGGCGGGTCTTGTCGTCAAGGCGGGACCGCACCATCGCCGCGAGCGTATCCGCCATCTCCGCCTCCGGGATTCCCTCTACCCCCGGGGTGCCCCGGGGGCGCGTCAGTCCACCGCCTCGATCCCCTTGATCTCGGGAACCCGGTTCCGCAAGGCGGACTCCACGACGTTCGACAGCGTCATCCTCGCCCCGGGGCAGCCGGCGCAGGCGCCGGCGAGCCGCACCCGAACCACGCCCTCCGCCGTCACCTCGACCAGCGCCACGCTTCCGCCGTGGGCGCCGAGCATCGGCGCGATCTCCTCCCTGATCACCTTCTCGACTTTTTCGCGCATAACTCCTCCGTGAGCCATTCCAGATACTCCCCGCTTCCCCCGACGAGGGGGAACGCGGCGATCTCGGGCACCTCGTAACTGTGGATCCTCTTGACCTCCTCCACCAGGCGCGGGAGCGCGTCGAGACGCGCCTTGGCGAGCACCAGATGCTCGCGGGCGCGCTCCACAACGCCCCTCCAGCGGTAGATCGATTCGCCCTTCGGGTACACGCTGGCGCAGGCCGCGAGACGCGCCTGCACGAGACGGCGCGCGATCCGCCGCGCCTCGCCGGTCTTGTCGCAGGTGATCATCACCACGGCGTATCGCCGCCAGCGGTTCGCCATCGCACGGGCCATGTCAACGGGGCTCGGAATGTCCGATGAGGTTCAGAAACTCCATCCGCGTCTCCTGCCGCGTGCGGAAGCAGCCCCGCATCGCGGAGGTGACCGCCCGCGAGTGCCCCTTCTCGGCGCCGTGGAGCACCATGCACAGGTGGCGCGCCTCGATCACCACCGCCACCCCCTTCGGCCGGAGGTGTTCCTGGATGGCGTCCGCGATCTGGGTCGTGAGCCGCTCCTGTATCTGGAGACGGCGCGCGAACGCGTCGACGAGGCGCGCGATCCGCCCGAGGCCGAGCATCTTCCGGTCGGGAAGGTAGGCGATGTGGCAGCAGCCGTAGAACGGGAGCAGATGGTGTTCGCAGATGCTCAGCAGCTCGACCCCCTTCAAGAGCACCATCTCGTCGCAGATGTCGGTGCTGATCTCCGCGGAGAGGATGGCGGCGATATCCTCGCGGTAGCCGCCGGTGAGGAACGACCAGGCCTGCCGGAGACGCTCGGGGGTCTGTCGGAGCCCCTCGCGGTCGGGGTCCTCGCCGAGCTCCCTGAGCCAGCTCCTCAGCGTCTCCCGCATCGGCCGCCCCTCACCGCTCCTTGAACAGGTCCAGTGTGCGGGCGATCTCCGCCAGCTCGTCGATCGAGACCGTGTCGAGCGTCTTCTTCCTCTTCTCGAGCTGCTCGTTCAGCTTGATCGCCTTCTCCTGCATCTCCCCGTGCGTCTCCTCGGAGCCGCCGTAGAGGCGGAAGTTCTTCCCGCGCGTGACGCGCCAAAGGCCGTCCCGGCAGTCGAAGCCGAGCCCCAGGAGAAGGCGTTTCAGCGCGTTCCTGTCTTTCATATGCAGCCCCGCCCCCCGATCGGCCGGGCCCGGCGCAGAATCACCGGAGCCTGCCCGCCATCGGGGAGATCCTCTTGAAGGTGCGGCCGATCCTGTCGGCCTTCTCGGCGTTCTTCTCGTCGACGCTCCCGCCGCCGTAGTCGCGGTATTCGTACCGGGACGCGGTCCCGCACCCCGCGACGGAAACGCAGAACCCCGCGGCCAGCGCCGCGGCGATCAAGGCGCGCATCGATCCCCTCCGAACTCCTCGGGGTTCAGCACCCCCCCCAGGTAGCTCCCGTAGACCGCCTCGCCGAGCTGCCGCAGCGTCGTGATCAGGTGGGGGCTGAAGAGGCCGATGATCCGAAGCCCCCCGAGGTCGATGAGCCCCGACGGCGCATGCAGTATCTCAAAATGGAGCTGGTATTGGAACTCTTTCGGTATCCGCATCGCGTTGCCGCTCCGCCCGACCGCCGCGAACCGCTCCCCCGCCGCCACCCGGCGCCCGACCGGCAGCGGCGACGGCCCGTCGAGGTGGGCATAGAGCGTGTAGAAGTTGTTCGCGTGGTCGATCAGCACGGTGTAGCCGTAGCCGCTGTCGGGCCCGCCGTTCATCTCGTTGTAGCAGATGAACCCCGCGGCGGCCGCCCGCACCGGGGTCCCGGGCGGGGCGAGGTAGTCCACCCCCTTGTGGTAGGAGATCCCGCTGCGGCGCGCCGCGCCGAACTCCCCCTCGGGCCTCCGGATCGGCGCCCCGGCGACCGGCTGCGCCTCGACCCGGAACCGGGCGACCTCGCGGGCCGACTCCGCCCGGTCGCGCGGGCGCCAGTCAAAGCCCCAGATCGCGGCGACGTCGGCCCCCCCCGCCGGCCCCGCGGCCGTCGCGGCCGTGAGGAGCGCCGCCACGGCGGCGAGAGACGCGGATCTCGGCATCGGCCACACCCCCGTGAAGCGGACTGTCGGACGGGGAGCGGGTCCGCGGCCGTCCCCCTCACTCCCCGCGCGCGAGCGTGTAGACATCCACCCCCGCGGCCCCCGCGGCGAGGAGCGTCGAAACGCACTCGGCCGCGGTCGCCCCGGTCGTGTACACATCATCGACGAGCAGCAGCCGGCGGCCCGCCACGAGGCGGGCGTCCGAAACGGCGAACTCCCCGCGCACGTTCTGCCGCCGCTGCGCCTTCGAGAGGGCGCGTTGCGACGGCCGTCCGCCCCTGCGCGCGAGGGCCCGCTTCTCCACGGCGATCCCCGCGAACCTGCCGAGCACCAGGGCGAGGTCAAGCGACTGGTTGAAGCCCCGCTCCCGGCGGCGTTCCGGGGAGATCGGCACGGGGACGAGCGCGTCGTACGACGCCCCCGGGCACTCGCGGGCGAACGACTCCGCCATGAACGCCCCCAGCGGCTCCGCGAGGTCCCGCCGGTCCCGGAACTTCAGCAGGTGCACGCACTCCCGCAGCGGGCCCTCGTACCGCCCCGCGGAACGGCAGGTGCCGAACCGCGGCGATCGGACCCTGCAGCCGCCGCAGAGGGTG from Chlamydiota bacterium includes these protein-coding regions:
- a CDS encoding DUF3307 domain-containing protein, translated to MLLFKLLVLAHLVADFPLQSARVYRMKLTRLAGQLPHAGIALATTVCVCYPLAGDWSFWAFAAAVASLHLLIDALKVDLSARGVLGGGLWAFCADQALHLATLATVFLTPLPDSPALRGTLPARLDEAGILTPAILFVAATFGGVYLLSAARRTLFETCAETPPPGGAEKYYGAAERGALFLAMAAGGWWLVLVPLVLLLRIPAANRAAKRFRPEPFLTSSRNAAGNLLLAAACAAAAVLASRA
- a CDS encoding FecR domain-containing protein, with amino-acid sequence MTAGRAVRGAMRRLCAATVAGALAAAAQAAPRAPDGVSLVKIHRQAERLNPPSAAWVPAAAGTSLAAADSLRTLNNSYADLQLDPPNRFRLKENSVLKVERLFGESRDPDGSVVRLTDLGLLKGEIIARLDKLPAGARLTLRSPVAVAAVRGTGFAMSVAADGETTGVAVADGSVRVEALGEPDKHVTVFPDRRTTVAPWARAILRAKGTGLPPRRLLLKRLGDPAVPLKDAKGLLDRLSRPSADLTGLALSGKGRAAAPAGIADPAEAEGWARAEARRRAQRELAGKLETLMLSGNETVGDLMERDPKISRRLLDAALDAPVSAEDYSAAERAASVCLEFPLDAVPRITGRDLAQAWRGIAPLPQADYAALFGGFIRLAAERAAAVDAYRRLAEKIHGTVVTSSTTLRDFAVADDRVDIAVNGLVQGAEEVAKTYYSDGSIDVTLEIGGATLKEGLASIPGLSLGAQYLASPAALDADDCIRLLGLGGI
- a CDS encoding adenylate/guanylate cyclase domain-containing protein yields the protein MKTRQVAFLTVLLSLALVALLSRTAFFRIYEAKTVDSRFAWRYRLRGPRPNRSIALVGIDDQTLAALGGRWPIAWRWHALLLEALSEKLPALVAYNVLFLPASGQDAGDETDLAEATRRLGDVVYPYYFDFETTEGGDGDPLLRNAIPAGRDALSSLPRAAAAMLPIRPLAACAALGFANAPGDEEDGVMRRVPLLLRFGDRVYPSFCLMAALRYFNVEPSRVRFSPGGRIDFDPPGGPPVSIPIDRSGAMRIDYAAREEDFSRSVFSQVLQSYALRARGAPAAVDLADFEGKLVLVGVTATGVIESYSKPTPLAPESPLLSVYANAIATILSRSFPTAPSPRAAAALLLLLAALAAVVSISFRAGASLALSMLFLAVYLAAAYAVFIAAAVILPVVPGVLTVAFVYTLVTSFRYATEERQRRFYRGVLGKYLSRNVMEELLRNPGGLRLGGERRELTVMFADVKQFSAFCEKSAVEEIAPRLNELHDRMTRLIWKHDGTLDKYIGDGIMAFWGAPLPQEDHAARAVCAALEMRDELRRMGEEARLRGADSFSMGIGLNTGTVVVGNMGSNDFWDYTVLGDEVNLAARVEALTRAYGVDIIVTESTRRRVEGLVETRLLGEATVKGKERPAVLHELLGRAAEKPTDGR
- a CDS encoding SpoIIE family protein phosphatase, coding for MDADTPPLKDRIAELGALQEQLRISNQRVANLSALVEISKIINSTLDLDTLLTMIMEIIKQVLNAESGSLMLLDERGDELLYRVALGEKGSRLKERFRLKIGQGIAGWVAAHGEPLLVPDAARDARFYGAPDKTLNHRTRSILCVPLRGQGKLLGVLEAINSKSPGGFTPDDLSLFLAFASQAAVAIESARMHERLLEKQRVEQELKIANQIQRNFLPSSFPKPAGARVYARTVPAWETGGDFYDVVELGPRRLGVVVGDVSGKGVPAALYMVQVLSEFRFRASAADGTDAVLGRLNDGLLVHGTSGMFVTLVYAIVDAAARLLSFSSAGHLPMLWRRSGGGTELLEGPSGMPLGISAGVRYPMHTVALGRGDLLFLYTDGIIEARDRKGREFGIARLKNILGGPAAGPEAAVRRVMRRVETFSRGVPQYDDLTALALRMG
- a CDS encoding ATP-binding protein, which codes for MAGTRAASDSITVIIPSNPRYLRAVRSLLDEIAYEMRFPAKARSEIVHAVDEACTNVIKHGYGGNLDKKIVLILRERADRLEITIKDFGKKVHPARIRSRDLHDVKPGGLGVYFIRQSMDLVWYDTSPRVGTVLTMVKYLKKPGRR
- a CDS encoding HesA/MoeB/ThiF family protein — encoded protein: MVRSRLDDKTRPPTLALRDVAAIAAATGATRREVEISALAGGAVPRRYLRLVGTLGVEGLLALRRARVAVVGAGGLGGAVVEHLARFGVGELVVADADLFSEDNLNRQLLCDEGNIGEGKAAAAARRAGCVNSAVEILPHRLFVDDTNADALFAGCRLVVDALDEIPSRLVLQRAAARCGIPFIHGAVAGWIGELMTVFPGDPGLEALYGGEGPASRKGIEVELGVSTPTPAAVAAMQAAEAVKIIAGIGEPVRNRVLFIDLAAGTTCSVPLGPGGGAG
- a CDS encoding NifU family protein yields the protein MREKVEKVIREEIAPMLGAHGGSVALVEVTAEGVVRVRLAGACAGCPGARMTLSNVVESALRNRVPEIKGIEAVD
- a CDS encoding divalent-cation tolerance protein CutA codes for the protein MITCDKTGEARRIARRLVQARLAACASVYPKGESIYRWRGVVERAREHLVLAKARLDALPRLVEEVKRIHSYEVPEIAAFPLVGGSGEYLEWLTEELCAKKSRR
- the folE gene encoding GTP cyclohydrolase I FolE, coding for MRETLRSWLRELGEDPDREGLRQTPERLRQAWSFLTGGYREDIAAILSAEISTDICDEMVLLKGVELLSICEHHLLPFYGCCHIAYLPDRKMLGLGRIARLVDAFARRLQIQERLTTQIADAIQEHLRPKGVAVVIEARHLCMVLHGAEKGHSRAVTSAMRGCFRTRQETRMEFLNLIGHSEPR
- a CDS encoding M23 family metallopeptidase; translated protein: MWGFDWRPRDRAESAREVARFRVEAQPVAGAPIRRPEGEFGAARRSGISYHKGVDYLAPPGTPVRAAAAGFICYNEMNGGPDSGYGYTVLIDHANNFYTLYAHLDGPSPLPVGRRVAAGERFAAVGRSGNAMRIPKEFQYQLHFEILHAPSGLIDLGGLRIIGLFSPHLITTLRQLGEAVYGSYLGGVLNPEEFGGDRCAP
- a CDS encoding ComF family protein; the protein is MNGIGTRSVCVAFWRGLLGLLLPARCALCEAALAPAEPGGLCGPCRGRLPAIRQPYCPRCGTQVYGAVPVPFDTLCGGCRVRSPRFGTCRSAGRYEGPLRECVHLLKFRDRRDLAEPLGAFMAESFARECPGASYDALVPVPISPERRRERGFNQSLDLALVLGRFAGIAVEKRALARRGGRPSQRALSKAQRRQNVRGEFAVSDARLVAGRRLLLVDDVYTTGATAAECVSTLLAAGAAGVDVYTLARGE